One genomic segment of Ricinus communis isolate WT05 ecotype wild-type chromosome 5, ASM1957865v1, whole genome shotgun sequence includes these proteins:
- the LOC8281780 gene encoding protein RST1 isoform X1: MDSYTPLLEKTRVPQPSIQKFAVISIFSKLRSAPKYLDPDSDPGRDAISQCLHSSSPAVVDQTVRELCRLVSDSTLDISRGLLELQSALEGTDEKFVSLFVKGLGFLIRVGFNRNHGSWRFGSPENHPFVRILLCRTEVQTELVQQVLLFMAKNMRLGMVKVCEFLKPLAVFSILSIPFSNSTSSLFARQLIPSMASFCCSLPEEALPVLKLLMGCLKYLPHKNSDELRDCYYFLECVVDAYTVVLRSLVQTGLLVTKAQLFGVELSETILSLLTHVHGRSGGAEPIVELVKRLIVIQKDLSLCYIPELSSVILSSFAILIQSELEHEQLSLLKLVIFLVKWKGENECAFDRATCALSEEVLFTFPVINLMSSTSRSMKGAAADLLIMLEKLLVKLFRASRIELVTEGQFPSISSPGSIVYRLLQQLWFQDQFSPSTSFFVNFASSDDKGMHDQAKFWASQLREYSMRIIDRRKSSFPVSQTEETFLTEIPRLLSAITGVLVMHQSLGYIAVDLLATIGIMDPKQGVPLLLAVLFYSNIFTRNDAKNQEILPKLLSMLPSLASHFVMIPLVIQTILPMLQKDGKRVLYATGARLLCQTWAINDRAFSSLQAVLLPEGFTEFKSERTICIGLATSIRDVCRKNPDRGVDIILSVSACIESQDPIIRSFGLQSLAYLCEADVIDFYTAWDVIAKYVLGYSSDPVLAQSICMLLRWGAMDAEAYPEASRNVLQILWHVGASKHGNDVVQWAKARAYAFQALSQYEVSHLEKGILDFKRKNTDLLLSETDNDVLKAMEGFQVKIITHEHMNRRRLAKEKKTTGSKIEKLLDVLPQVLFPSGKKNNAGQSPGAALLCLSFTPNSLGILRGPPDIHAAYENALVEIASSLHLSRNIFVALLSFQSWKSFMRRWMRANILVLDAKAAAGTLDKTSKAANKILKGMMRLAEESIPRSAENIALAVGALCLVLPPSAHTIKSTASKFLLNWLFQDEHEHRQWSAAISLGFISSCLHITDHKQKFQNITGLLKVLCSSKSTLVKGACGVGLGCSCQDLLTRVEAVDNIDLERETYKIQEVELLGKIVRTLLLMTSQLSQASDDILKGLSVYFPQGTDDSEISMTSELLLEKCDDLEEDIWGVAGIVIGLGNSIGAMYRVGAHDSMLKVKDLIISWIPHVDSLAINSDFSNEGVDKVLSVGSCLVLPIIVAFCRRVEMMDDNELDRLVNVYIDLISELVSVKKSGTFHQSLLTASCIGAGNLLACILNEAVHPIEFEHIKDLLDLFRKCYSNPYPAFVHLGGMLGVVNAMGASAGILFHGHRFSSSVKTGYEQKESSYILGPLLSSPNCESHLTTLIQEIFLVAQNSGDLQMKQNASWAVSFLRNLLWSKELPYVNNNVQTGGAESKMVSHNFSEDSLVMKLSLWLNHLNYSLGGKMAPVGTVATVLRCLSAAPRLPTMDWGSIIRRCMRFEAQVSESLTLDLALKRENLREECVQFAIAHAHQCDPLLTFLDELSDLSRFRTLELNLQSCLLAHLAGLTKIFSGSRLEKLFDDIAEFFSSNSSHQVHNSDQKSTLRMSCWKGLYQCLDEASLSSLEYMPNVEKCMEVMFYLLPASESTAILGSDLVNPVKEWHEVVKCLAKVRRDWLLNFLQVPLLNLVEGDVQLDEILKKIVAKAKLVRIGIIPFTELGRLKACILNSKSHGIWNVLVEVVAALQYAEGSIKRQWLLDAVEVSCVSSYPSTALQFLGLLSGSCCKYMPLLTLDRLTVLSDLPVTLTSLLMEPSWEVVAESVVSYLYASTERIYGWVTNTVFLDGSTSVPPVDESENNLVTFILHTMHHTCLSLKEYLPLEKQLRLASMVIQ; this comes from the exons ATGGACTCTTACACTCCTCTGCTCGAAAAGACCCGGGTACCACAACCGTCGATTCAAAAATTCGCGGTAATTTCAATATTCTCGAAGCTCCGGTCCGCCCCGAAATATCTGGACCCGGACTCTGATCCTGGAAGAGATGCAATCTCTCAGTGTCTCCATTCCTCATCTCCTGCCGTCGTCGATCAAACGGTTCGGGAGCTATGTCGCCTCGTCTCCGACTCTACATTAGATATATCTCGCGGGTTATTGGAGCTCCAGTCCGCACTCGAAGGCACAGACGAGAAGTTTGTTAGTTTATTTGTTAAAGGACTCGGATTTCTTATTCGGGTCGGCTTTAATAGGAACCATGGGTCGTGGCGGTTTGGTTCCCCGGAAAATCACCCGTTTGTTAGA ATATTATTGTGCAGAACTGAGGTTCAGACTGAATTGGTACAGCAAGTTTTACTGTTTATGGCAAAGAATATGCGGCTGGGAATGGTGAAAGTTTGTGAATTCTTGAAGCCCTTGGCAGTTTTTTCAATTCTAAGTATACCCTTTTCGAACTCTACATCCTCTTTGTTTGCAAGACAGTTAATACCATCAATGGCATCATTTTGTTGTTCTCTCCCTGAAGAGGCATTGCCTGTTCTTAAGCTGCTGATGGGCTGCCTTAAGTATTTACCACACAAGAACTCAGAT GAACTTAGGGACTGTTACTATTTCTTGGAATGTGTTGTTGATGCGTATACGGTGGTTCTAAGATCCCTGGTTCAAACTGGTTTG CTGGTTACCAAGGCTCAACTGTTTGGTGTGGAACTGTCAGAGACTATTCTTTCTCTATTAACGCATGTTCATGGGCGTTCTGGTGGTGCTGAGCCAATTGTTGAACTAGTGAAGCGATTGATTGTCATTCAAAAAGATCTTAGTTTGTGTTATATACCTGAATTATCATCAGTAATTCTGTCCTCATTTGCTATTCTTATTCAATCTGAGCTTGAACACGAACAACTCTCTTTGTTAAAACTTGTCATCTTCCTCGTAAAGTGGAAAGGTGAAAATG AATGTGCATTTGATAGAGCCACATGTGCATTGAGTGAAGAGGTCTTGTTCACGTTCCCTGTCATCAATCTCATGTCCTCAACGTCCAGATCTATGAAAGGAGCAGCAGCTGATTTGCTTATCATGTTAGAAAAACTTCTAGTGAAACTGTTCAGAGCATCAAGGATTGAACTAGTTACAGAAGGACAGTTTCCATCTATCAGCTCACCTGGGTCTATTGTCTATAGATTGTTGCAGCAGCTCTGGTTTCAG GACCAATTTTCACCGTCAACTTCCTTCTTTGTAAATTTTGCTTCTAGTGATGACAAAGGAATGCATGATCAAGCGAAGTTTTGGGCTTCTCAATTAAGAGAATACTCTATGCGGATCATTGACAGACGAAAATCATCATTTCCAGTCTCCCAGACTGAAGAAACTTTTTTAACGG AAATTCCCCGATTGCTCAGTGCAATTACTGGGGTTTTGGTGATGCATCAGTCACTCGGGTACATTGCTGTAGATTTGTTGGCTACTATTGGCATCATGGATCCTAAGCAGGGAGTTCCATTGTTACTAGCCGTTCTATTTTACAGTAACATTTTCACCAGAAACGATGCTAAAAACCAAGAAATATTG CCAAAACTGCTGTCAATGCTTCCATCACTGGCTTCACATTTTGTGATGATACCGCTTGTAATTCAGACTATTCTGCCAATGCTTCAAAAGGATGGAAAACG AGTGCTGTATGCCACAGGTGCTCGTTTGCTTTGTCAGACCTGGGCAATTAATGACCGTGCATTTAGCAGTCTGCAG GCAGTTTTACTTCCAGAGGGGTTCACTGAATTCAAGTCTGAGAGAACTATCTGTATAGGTCTGGCTACTTCCATCCGAGATGTTTGCAGAAAAAATCCCGATAGGGGTGTGGACATTATCTTGTCTGTTTCG GCTTGCATTGAGAGCCAAGATCCTATTATTCGATCTTTTGGTTTACAAAGCCTGGCCTATCTTTGTGAAGCTGATGTCATTG atttttacACTGCCTGGGATGTTATTGCGAAGTATGTGCTAGGCTACTCCTCGGACCCAGTTCTTGCACAAAG CATATGCATGCTTTTGAGATGGGGTGCAATGGATGCTGAAGCATACCCAGAAGCTTCAAGGAATGTTTTGCAAATTCTGTGGCATGTTGGTGCTTCCAAGCATGGTAATGACGTGGTGCAATGGGCAAAGGCAAGGGCCTATGCGTTTCAGGCCTTGTCCCAATATGAA GTCTCACATTTAGAAAAAGGAATTCTGGATTTCAAGAGAAAGAACACAGATTTGCTTCTGTCTGAGACGGATAATGATGTACTCAAGGCGATGGAAGGATTTCAAGTCAAGATCATAACACATGAACACAT GAATAGACGAAGATTGGCGAAGGAGAAAAAGACCACAGGAAGCAAGATTGAGAAATTGCTGGATGTATTGCCTCAGGTTCTCTTCCCTTCAG gaaagaaaaataatgctGGGCAGTCACCTGGTGCAGCCCTGTTATGCCTTTCCTTTACCCCTAACAGCCTAGGGATCTTGAGA GGACCTCCAGATATCCATGCTGCATATGAGAATGCACTAGTGGAAATAGCTTCTTCTCTTCATCTCTcaagaaatatttttgttgctcttctttctttccaatCATGGAAATCCTTCATGCGACGTTGGATGAGAGCTAATATCTTAGTGCTTGATGCAAAAGCAGCAGCTGGCACATTAGATAAAACTTCTAAAGCTGCTAACAAAATCCTCAAG GGTATGATGCGGCTTGCTGAAGAATCTATCCCGAGATCTGCTGAAAATATTGCACTAGCTGTTGGTGCACTCTGTTTG GTATTGCCTCCGTCTGCTCATACTATTAAATCAACTGCTTCGAAGTTTCTGTTAAATTGGTTGTTCCAGGATGAACATGAACACCGCCAATGGTCAGCTGCTATATCTCTTGGATTCATCTCAAGTTGCTTGCATATAACTGATCACAAGcagaaatttcaaaatatcaCTGGACTTCTTAAG GTTTTGTGTAGCAGCAAAAGCACCCTTGTCAAAGGGGCATGTGGAGTGGGCTTAGGCTGCTCATGCCAAGATCTCCTTACCAGGGTTGAAGCTGTTGATAACATTGACTTGGAAAGAGAAACATACAAGATCCAGGAGGTTGAATTACTGGGGAAGATAGTTAGGACGTTACTTCTGATGACAAGTCAGCTCAGTCAAGCTTCAGATGACATTCTAAAAGGTCTGTCTGTATATTTTCCTCAGGGCACTGATGATTCCGAAATCAGTATGACTTCTGAACTGTTGCTTGAGAAGTGTGATGACTTGGAGGAAGATATCTGGGGTGTTGCTGGTATTGTCATTGGCTTGGGGAACTCTATTGGTGCAATGTACAGAGTTGGGGCACATGATTCCATGCTTAAAGTAAAAGACTTGATTATATCGTGGATTCCACATGTGGACTCTTTAGCAATTAACTCTGATTTTTCCAATGAAGGAGTAGACAAAGTTTTATCAGTAGGTTCATGTCTTGTACTTCCTATCATTGTGGCTTTCTGCCGGAGAGTGGAAATGATGGATGATAATGAGCTGGATCGTCTAGTCAATGTCTATATTGATCTCATATCTGAGTTAGTTTCTGTGAAAAAGTCTGGCACTTTTCATCAGAGTTTATTGACGGCATCATGCATCGGAGCAGGAAACCTTCTTGCCTGCATTTTGAATGAAGCTGTACACCCCATTGAATTCGAGCATATAAAGGATTTACTGGATTTGTTCAGAAAATGCTACTCTAATCCTTACCCTGCATTTGTCCATTTGGGTGGGATGCTTGGGGTAGTTAATGCTATGGGAGCCAGTGCAGGAATTTTGTTTCATGGCCATCGTTTCTCATCTTCAGTGAAGACTGGTTACGAACAGAAG GAATCTTCTTATATTTTGGGTCCTTTACTTTCAAGCCCTAATTGTGAATCACATTTGACGACATTAATTCAAGAAATATTTCTTGTTGCCCAAAATTCTGGTGATCTTCAAATGAAACAAAATGCATCTTGGGCAGTTTCATTTCTCCGAAATCTTTTGTGGTCCAAGGAACTTCCATATGTCAATAATAATGTTCAAACTGGTGGTGCAGAATCCAAAATGGTCTCTCACAATTTTTCTGAGGACAGTTTAGTTATGAAGCTATCTTTGTGGCTAAATCATCTGAATTATTCTTTG GGAGGTAAAATGGCACCTGTTGGCACAGTGGCAACTGTTTTAAGATGCCTTTCAGCAGCTCCCAGATTACCAACCATGGATTGGGGATCAATAATTAGACGCTGTATGAGATTCGAGGCTCAGGTTTCCGAGTCCTTGACATTGGATTTAGCTCTTAAGAGGGAAAATCTTAGAGAGGAATGTGTTCAATTCGCAATTGCTCATGCACACCAATGTGATCCCCTCCTGACTTTCCTCGATGAACTATCTGATCTGTCTAGGTTCAGGACTTTGGAGCTGAATCTGCAGTCATGTCTGCTAGCACATCTGGCTGGCCTGACAAAGATATTCTCAGGTTCCAGGCTAGAGaaattatttgatgatattgctgagttcttttcttcaaattcttcacACCAAGTGCATAACTCTGATCAGAAAAGCACCTTGAGGATGTCATGCTGGAAGGGTCTCTACCAGTGCCTAGATGAAGCTTCCCTCAGCTCTTTAGAGTACATGCCAAATGTTGAGAAGTGCATGGAAGTAATGTTCTATTTGTTGCCAGCATCAGAATCAACTGCCATCCTCGGATCAGATCTAGTAAACCCTGTAAAAGAGTGGCATGAGGTAGTTAAATGCTTAGCAAAGGTTCGAAGAGATTGGTTGTTGAATTTCCTGCAG GTTCCATTGTTAAATCTAGTAGAAGGAGATGTACAGTTGGATGAAATCCTAAAGAAGATAGTTGCAAAAGCCAAGTTAGTAAGGATTGGTATCATCCCGTTCACTGAGCTTGGAAGACTTAAAGCTTGTATATTGAACTCTAAATCACATG GTATTTGGAATGTGCTTGTTGAAGTTGTAGCAGCTTTGCAATATGCTGAGGGAAGTATCAAAAGACAGTGGCTTCTTGATGCAGTGGAAGTCAGCTGTGTATCCAGTTATCCTTCTACG GCACTTCAATTTCTTGGTCTTCTATCTGGAAGCTGCTGCAAATACATGCCTCTTTTGACTCTCGACAGATTAACTGTATTAAGTGATCTACCGGTTACTCTTACCTCCCTTTTGATGGAACCCAGTTGGGAAGTTGTTGCAGAATCCGTAGTTTCTTATCTGTATGCATCAACAGAACGCATATACGGCTGGGTTACCAACACGGTGTTTCTTGATGGCTCTACTAGTGTGCCACCTGTCGACGAGAGTGAAAACAACTTGGTCACTTTTATTTTGCATACGATGCATCACACTTGTTTATCTTTGAAAGAGTATTTACCGCTGGAGAAGCAACTTAGGCTTGCTAGCATGGTGATCCAGTGA
- the LOC8281780 gene encoding protein RST1 isoform X3: MLELRDCYYFLECVVDAYTVVLRSLVQTGLLVTKAQLFGVELSETILSLLTHVHGRSGGAEPIVELVKRLIVIQKDLSLCYIPELSSVILSSFAILIQSELEHEQLSLLKLVIFLVKWKGENECAFDRATCALSEEVLFTFPVINLMSSTSRSMKGAAADLLIMLEKLLVKLFRASRIELVTEGQFPSISSPGSIVYRLLQQLWFQDQFSPSTSFFVNFASSDDKGMHDQAKFWASQLREYSMRIIDRRKSSFPVSQTEETFLTEIPRLLSAITGVLVMHQSLGYIAVDLLATIGIMDPKQGVPLLLAVLFYSNIFTRNDAKNQEILPKLLSMLPSLASHFVMIPLVIQTILPMLQKDGKRVLYATGARLLCQTWAINDRAFSSLQAVLLPEGFTEFKSERTICIGLATSIRDVCRKNPDRGVDIILSVSACIESQDPIIRSFGLQSLAYLCEADVIDFYTAWDVIAKYVLGYSSDPVLAQSICMLLRWGAMDAEAYPEASRNVLQILWHVGASKHGNDVVQWAKARAYAFQALSQYEVSHLEKGILDFKRKNTDLLLSETDNDVLKAMEGFQVKIITHEHMNRRRLAKEKKTTGSKIEKLLDVLPQVLFPSGKKNNAGQSPGAALLCLSFTPNSLGILRGPPDIHAAYENALVEIASSLHLSRNIFVALLSFQSWKSFMRRWMRANILVLDAKAAAGTLDKTSKAANKILKGMMRLAEESIPRSAENIALAVGALCLVLPPSAHTIKSTASKFLLNWLFQDEHEHRQWSAAISLGFISSCLHITDHKQKFQNITGLLKVLCSSKSTLVKGACGVGLGCSCQDLLTRVEAVDNIDLERETYKIQEVELLGKIVRTLLLMTSQLSQASDDILKGLSVYFPQGTDDSEISMTSELLLEKCDDLEEDIWGVAGIVIGLGNSIGAMYRVGAHDSMLKVKDLIISWIPHVDSLAINSDFSNEGVDKVLSVGSCLVLPIIVAFCRRVEMMDDNELDRLVNVYIDLISELVSVKKSGTFHQSLLTASCIGAGNLLACILNEAVHPIEFEHIKDLLDLFRKCYSNPYPAFVHLGGMLGVVNAMGASAGILFHGHRFSSSVKTGYEQKESSYILGPLLSSPNCESHLTTLIQEIFLVAQNSGDLQMKQNASWAVSFLRNLLWSKELPYVNNNVQTGGAESKMVSHNFSEDSLVMKLSLWLNHLNYSLGGKMAPVGTVATVLRCLSAAPRLPTMDWGSIIRRCMRFEAQVSESLTLDLALKRENLREECVQFAIAHAHQCDPLLTFLDELSDLSRFRTLELNLQSCLLAHLAGLTKIFSGSRLEKLFDDIAEFFSSNSSHQVHNSDQKSTLRMSCWKGLYQCLDEASLSSLEYMPNVEKCMEVMFYLLPASESTAILGSDLVNPVKEWHEVVKCLAKVRRDWLLNFLQVPLLNLVEGDVQLDEILKKIVAKAKLVRIGIIPFTELGRLKACILNSKSHGIWNVLVEVVAALQYAEGSIKRQWLLDAVEVSCVSSYPSTALQFLGLLSGSCCKYMPLLTLDRLTVLSDLPVTLTSLLMEPSWEVVAESVVSYLYASTERIYGWVTNTVFLDGSTSVPPVDESENNLVTFILHTMHHTCLSLKEYLPLEKQLRLASMVIQ, encoded by the exons ATGTTG GAACTTAGGGACTGTTACTATTTCTTGGAATGTGTTGTTGATGCGTATACGGTGGTTCTAAGATCCCTGGTTCAAACTGGTTTG CTGGTTACCAAGGCTCAACTGTTTGGTGTGGAACTGTCAGAGACTATTCTTTCTCTATTAACGCATGTTCATGGGCGTTCTGGTGGTGCTGAGCCAATTGTTGAACTAGTGAAGCGATTGATTGTCATTCAAAAAGATCTTAGTTTGTGTTATATACCTGAATTATCATCAGTAATTCTGTCCTCATTTGCTATTCTTATTCAATCTGAGCTTGAACACGAACAACTCTCTTTGTTAAAACTTGTCATCTTCCTCGTAAAGTGGAAAGGTGAAAATG AATGTGCATTTGATAGAGCCACATGTGCATTGAGTGAAGAGGTCTTGTTCACGTTCCCTGTCATCAATCTCATGTCCTCAACGTCCAGATCTATGAAAGGAGCAGCAGCTGATTTGCTTATCATGTTAGAAAAACTTCTAGTGAAACTGTTCAGAGCATCAAGGATTGAACTAGTTACAGAAGGACAGTTTCCATCTATCAGCTCACCTGGGTCTATTGTCTATAGATTGTTGCAGCAGCTCTGGTTTCAG GACCAATTTTCACCGTCAACTTCCTTCTTTGTAAATTTTGCTTCTAGTGATGACAAAGGAATGCATGATCAAGCGAAGTTTTGGGCTTCTCAATTAAGAGAATACTCTATGCGGATCATTGACAGACGAAAATCATCATTTCCAGTCTCCCAGACTGAAGAAACTTTTTTAACGG AAATTCCCCGATTGCTCAGTGCAATTACTGGGGTTTTGGTGATGCATCAGTCACTCGGGTACATTGCTGTAGATTTGTTGGCTACTATTGGCATCATGGATCCTAAGCAGGGAGTTCCATTGTTACTAGCCGTTCTATTTTACAGTAACATTTTCACCAGAAACGATGCTAAAAACCAAGAAATATTG CCAAAACTGCTGTCAATGCTTCCATCACTGGCTTCACATTTTGTGATGATACCGCTTGTAATTCAGACTATTCTGCCAATGCTTCAAAAGGATGGAAAACG AGTGCTGTATGCCACAGGTGCTCGTTTGCTTTGTCAGACCTGGGCAATTAATGACCGTGCATTTAGCAGTCTGCAG GCAGTTTTACTTCCAGAGGGGTTCACTGAATTCAAGTCTGAGAGAACTATCTGTATAGGTCTGGCTACTTCCATCCGAGATGTTTGCAGAAAAAATCCCGATAGGGGTGTGGACATTATCTTGTCTGTTTCG GCTTGCATTGAGAGCCAAGATCCTATTATTCGATCTTTTGGTTTACAAAGCCTGGCCTATCTTTGTGAAGCTGATGTCATTG atttttacACTGCCTGGGATGTTATTGCGAAGTATGTGCTAGGCTACTCCTCGGACCCAGTTCTTGCACAAAG CATATGCATGCTTTTGAGATGGGGTGCAATGGATGCTGAAGCATACCCAGAAGCTTCAAGGAATGTTTTGCAAATTCTGTGGCATGTTGGTGCTTCCAAGCATGGTAATGACGTGGTGCAATGGGCAAAGGCAAGGGCCTATGCGTTTCAGGCCTTGTCCCAATATGAA GTCTCACATTTAGAAAAAGGAATTCTGGATTTCAAGAGAAAGAACACAGATTTGCTTCTGTCTGAGACGGATAATGATGTACTCAAGGCGATGGAAGGATTTCAAGTCAAGATCATAACACATGAACACAT GAATAGACGAAGATTGGCGAAGGAGAAAAAGACCACAGGAAGCAAGATTGAGAAATTGCTGGATGTATTGCCTCAGGTTCTCTTCCCTTCAG gaaagaaaaataatgctGGGCAGTCACCTGGTGCAGCCCTGTTATGCCTTTCCTTTACCCCTAACAGCCTAGGGATCTTGAGA GGACCTCCAGATATCCATGCTGCATATGAGAATGCACTAGTGGAAATAGCTTCTTCTCTTCATCTCTcaagaaatatttttgttgctcttctttctttccaatCATGGAAATCCTTCATGCGACGTTGGATGAGAGCTAATATCTTAGTGCTTGATGCAAAAGCAGCAGCTGGCACATTAGATAAAACTTCTAAAGCTGCTAACAAAATCCTCAAG GGTATGATGCGGCTTGCTGAAGAATCTATCCCGAGATCTGCTGAAAATATTGCACTAGCTGTTGGTGCACTCTGTTTG GTATTGCCTCCGTCTGCTCATACTATTAAATCAACTGCTTCGAAGTTTCTGTTAAATTGGTTGTTCCAGGATGAACATGAACACCGCCAATGGTCAGCTGCTATATCTCTTGGATTCATCTCAAGTTGCTTGCATATAACTGATCACAAGcagaaatttcaaaatatcaCTGGACTTCTTAAG GTTTTGTGTAGCAGCAAAAGCACCCTTGTCAAAGGGGCATGTGGAGTGGGCTTAGGCTGCTCATGCCAAGATCTCCTTACCAGGGTTGAAGCTGTTGATAACATTGACTTGGAAAGAGAAACATACAAGATCCAGGAGGTTGAATTACTGGGGAAGATAGTTAGGACGTTACTTCTGATGACAAGTCAGCTCAGTCAAGCTTCAGATGACATTCTAAAAGGTCTGTCTGTATATTTTCCTCAGGGCACTGATGATTCCGAAATCAGTATGACTTCTGAACTGTTGCTTGAGAAGTGTGATGACTTGGAGGAAGATATCTGGGGTGTTGCTGGTATTGTCATTGGCTTGGGGAACTCTATTGGTGCAATGTACAGAGTTGGGGCACATGATTCCATGCTTAAAGTAAAAGACTTGATTATATCGTGGATTCCACATGTGGACTCTTTAGCAATTAACTCTGATTTTTCCAATGAAGGAGTAGACAAAGTTTTATCAGTAGGTTCATGTCTTGTACTTCCTATCATTGTGGCTTTCTGCCGGAGAGTGGAAATGATGGATGATAATGAGCTGGATCGTCTAGTCAATGTCTATATTGATCTCATATCTGAGTTAGTTTCTGTGAAAAAGTCTGGCACTTTTCATCAGAGTTTATTGACGGCATCATGCATCGGAGCAGGAAACCTTCTTGCCTGCATTTTGAATGAAGCTGTACACCCCATTGAATTCGAGCATATAAAGGATTTACTGGATTTGTTCAGAAAATGCTACTCTAATCCTTACCCTGCATTTGTCCATTTGGGTGGGATGCTTGGGGTAGTTAATGCTATGGGAGCCAGTGCAGGAATTTTGTTTCATGGCCATCGTTTCTCATCTTCAGTGAAGACTGGTTACGAACAGAAG GAATCTTCTTATATTTTGGGTCCTTTACTTTCAAGCCCTAATTGTGAATCACATTTGACGACATTAATTCAAGAAATATTTCTTGTTGCCCAAAATTCTGGTGATCTTCAAATGAAACAAAATGCATCTTGGGCAGTTTCATTTCTCCGAAATCTTTTGTGGTCCAAGGAACTTCCATATGTCAATAATAATGTTCAAACTGGTGGTGCAGAATCCAAAATGGTCTCTCACAATTTTTCTGAGGACAGTTTAGTTATGAAGCTATCTTTGTGGCTAAATCATCTGAATTATTCTTTG GGAGGTAAAATGGCACCTGTTGGCACAGTGGCAACTGTTTTAAGATGCCTTTCAGCAGCTCCCAGATTACCAACCATGGATTGGGGATCAATAATTAGACGCTGTATGAGATTCGAGGCTCAGGTTTCCGAGTCCTTGACATTGGATTTAGCTCTTAAGAGGGAAAATCTTAGAGAGGAATGTGTTCAATTCGCAATTGCTCATGCACACCAATGTGATCCCCTCCTGACTTTCCTCGATGAACTATCTGATCTGTCTAGGTTCAGGACTTTGGAGCTGAATCTGCAGTCATGTCTGCTAGCACATCTGGCTGGCCTGACAAAGATATTCTCAGGTTCCAGGCTAGAGaaattatttgatgatattgctgagttcttttcttcaaattcttcacACCAAGTGCATAACTCTGATCAGAAAAGCACCTTGAGGATGTCATGCTGGAAGGGTCTCTACCAGTGCCTAGATGAAGCTTCCCTCAGCTCTTTAGAGTACATGCCAAATGTTGAGAAGTGCATGGAAGTAATGTTCTATTTGTTGCCAGCATCAGAATCAACTGCCATCCTCGGATCAGATCTAGTAAACCCTGTAAAAGAGTGGCATGAGGTAGTTAAATGCTTAGCAAAGGTTCGAAGAGATTGGTTGTTGAATTTCCTGCAG GTTCCATTGTTAAATCTAGTAGAAGGAGATGTACAGTTGGATGAAATCCTAAAGAAGATAGTTGCAAAAGCCAAGTTAGTAAGGATTGGTATCATCCCGTTCACTGAGCTTGGAAGACTTAAAGCTTGTATATTGAACTCTAAATCACATG GTATTTGGAATGTGCTTGTTGAAGTTGTAGCAGCTTTGCAATATGCTGAGGGAAGTATCAAAAGACAGTGGCTTCTTGATGCAGTGGAAGTCAGCTGTGTATCCAGTTATCCTTCTACG GCACTTCAATTTCTTGGTCTTCTATCTGGAAGCTGCTGCAAATACATGCCTCTTTTGACTCTCGACAGATTAACTGTATTAAGTGATCTACCGGTTACTCTTACCTCCCTTTTGATGGAACCCAGTTGGGAAGTTGTTGCAGAATCCGTAGTTTCTTATCTGTATGCATCAACAGAACGCATATACGGCTGGGTTACCAACACGGTGTTTCTTGATGGCTCTACTAGTGTGCCACCTGTCGACGAGAGTGAAAACAACTTGGTCACTTTTATTTTGCATACGATGCATCACACTTGTTTATCTTTGAAAGAGTATTTACCGCTGGAGAAGCAACTTAGGCTTGCTAGCATGGTGATCCAGTGA